The genomic window CTGAGGAAGAAGACGAGTAAATAGCACATAACCCGTGCAGGCGTTGCACGGGTTCATCCGTATGTGTATGCTGCACATCGTCCAATTCCCCTATACAAGAAAGCAGAAAACTATTGTATAATTGGACGAGTGAGGAGGCAATTAATGTCAAAAGAAAAGAAATATAAAGCTAATGATGTTTATCAAGAGCGTGCATCTCAGGCAAAGACAGTTCGAAAGATTGTCTTCATCAGTCTGTCGGCTTTTTTTGTCGTTGTACTTGCTGTTATCATTGGCGGTTATACGTACTTTGTTAATGCATTAAAGCCTGTCGATGCAAGTGATGACGGACAGGATGTTGAAGTTCACATTCCAGTAAATACCTCTACTTCACAAATTGCACAAATCTTAGAAGATGAGGGTGTTATTAGAAATGCAACGTTCTTTCGCTATTATACAAGGTATAAAAACGAATCAGGTTTCCAAGCAGGAACCTATTCACTCAATACATCAATGAATACTGATGAAATTATCGAAGAATTAAAAGATGGTCTTGTTATGGCAGAAGCGACGACGACGATTGTCATTCCAGAAGGACTAACACTAAACACGATTACAGAACGTCTAAGTGAATTTACAGGTGATAGTCAAGACGATATCTTTTCGTTTATCGATGATGAAGAATTTGTTCAATCACTTATTGAAGAATACGACATGCTAACGGAAGAAATTTTAGATGAAGACATTCATCACCCACTTGAGGGCTATCTCTTTCCTGCTAGCTATCAGTTCGATGAGGAACAGCCTGACATTGAAGCGGTTGTACGTTCAATGCTCGACCAAATGCAAATTGTTTATAATGAAAGACAAGGAATCATTAATGCCAGTGACTATACATTTCATGAACTTTTGACGATTGGCTCCATCGTAGAACGTGAGGCAAGGGAAAGAGAAGATCGTTTTACGATTGCTGGAGTCTTGCATAATCGTTTAAATGAAG from Shouchella hunanensis includes these protein-coding regions:
- the mltG gene encoding endolytic transglycosylase MltG, which gives rise to MSKEKKYKANDVYQERASQAKTVRKIVFISLSAFFVVVLAVIIGGYTYFVNALKPVDASDDGQDVEVHIPVNTSTSQIAQILEDEGVIRNATFFRYYTRYKNESGFQAGTYSLNTSMNTDEIIEELKDGLVMAEATTTIVIPEGLTLNTITERLSEFTGDSQDDIFSFIDDEEFVQSLIEEYDMLTEEILDEDIHHPLEGYLFPASYQFDEEQPDIEAVVRSMLDQMQIVYNERQGIINASDYTFHELLTIGSIVEREAREREDRFTIAGVLHNRLNEGMMLQVDPTVAYAQGEHIYMTTYDDLEVDSPYNTYQHTGLPPGPISTVREEALVAAADPNETNYLYFYARYNGEIIYNEEYDAHLEARDTYRHEWQEAAEDTE